In Carya illinoinensis cultivar Pawnee chromosome 9, C.illinoinensisPawnee_v1, whole genome shotgun sequence, the following are encoded in one genomic region:
- the LOC122275359 gene encoding protein MOTHER of FT and TFL1-like, which yields MARSIEPLVVGKVIGDVVDMFTPAANFTVHYGSKQVANGCEIKPSAAADMPSVQILAPRPVYTNLYTLVMVDPDAPSPSEPTMREWLHWIVVDIPEGSDATKGKEFVPYMGPRPPTGIHRYGFVLFKQKSAMMVGCRPPNARANFSTRQFAAQYELGLPVAAVYFNSQKEPGSKKR from the exons ATGGCCCGGTCGATAGAGCCACTGGTGGTCGGAAAAGTAATCGGAGACGTGGTCGACATGTTCACTCCGGCTGCCAATTTCACTGTCCATTACGGCTCCAAACAGGTCGCTAATGGCTGCGAAATTAAGCCCTCTGCTGCCGCCGACATGCCCTCTGTCCAAATTCTAGCTCCTCGCCCCGTCTATACCAATCTCTACACTCTA GTTATGGTTGATCCTGATGCCCCTAGTCCCAGTGAACCAACAATGAGAGAGTGGCTCCATTG GATCGTTGTAGATATCCCAGAGGGATCAGATGCCACCAAAG GGAAAGAATTTGTACCGTACATGGGGCCTCGGCCACCAACAGGAATTCATCGATACGGATTTGTGCTGTTTAAGCAAAAAAGTGCGATGATGGTGGGCTGTCGACCTCCAAATGCCCGTGCCAACTTTAGTACCCGACAGTTTGCCGCTCAATACGAACTTGGCCTACCGGTTGCAGCCGTGTATTTCAATTCACAGAAGGAACCCGGTTCTAAAAAACGTTGA